TTGTGTGATCCCGAGCGCCTCATTTAACGTTTGCTCTTTAATGTTTGCAACAAATCTGATGGAGTACAGCAGGCCACGCAAGGCCAGCTGGTAATGTTCCTCATTTCTAGAAAGTCTGCAGGATTTTGACCTCTGCAAAGATTGAAACTCATCCCTTCACACGTTACTGAGCTGACACGTTGCATGAAGCATAACCCTATTGGCTTTTCCAGCCAAGgaattacaaagaaaatgctCTGAAGTGTGTCAGCAGGACATCAGATCTACACTATGAATATACCAGAAAAAGGCAAACCAAGGCATCACACCCCAGGAAACACTGTGCCTGAGGCTCATCAGAGAGCACCTTCGAATAATCGGGATGGACTGGTGATACAGGGAGAGTAACAAGTAACTGCCCAGAACAGCACGTGGGATTTGCAAATTACCTCTGAGTGAGAGGAGGGAAAAGCATCAGCTTCTACCAGCAAAGGATTTGAGGATCTCGGATGTATTTGCCCTTCCCAGACCTGCAGTTCCGGCAGGAGACACGTTTCCTGCCAAGCTGGCTCATGCCATCTATGACTCTGCATCCCTGGATCGATGGCCGAGGTGTCTGACTGCACAAGGAGAGGCCTCTCTGCAATGAGCTCTTAGGGCCAGCATTGTCTTGGCAGAGCTCCCACAGTATTGGCTTCATGGTATTGGCATTACACTGCAAAAAGCAACGACTGGAAACAGAGCGACGTGACTGTTGGCTTGTGTCATGTGGACGGATCAAAGCTCTTTGGCAGAGATTGTGTCGAGGTCAGGAAAGTCAAATGTCTGGAACAACAGGGAGATAAAATCTGTCCCTTTGGTACAACGGGGGAAACGGTGCCTGAATAAAACATTGTacttggacttgatgatcttcaaggtcttttccgacctgggtaattctatgattctatgattctatgattctatgattctatgtaccTCTTCCCATTCAGGCTAATTTCACCTTCTGTGCATCTGCTTTCCCTGACAGTGCCATTAATTTGGGAAACTCCTTGATTGGCAGCATAAATGATCAAACTTGCTCCACAATCCTAGATGGATTTTGGGATGGGGTTGATAAAAATGGAGAAACCACAGCCAGACTTGAAGTCCCAGAGCTTCAAATAGCTGGAAGATGGGCAGGCGTTCGAGGGAAGCACGAGAGGAATCAGCTCTTGCCTCCTTCCCTGCAGgtctgctgctggtgctggaaACAGGACTAATATggagcagaatcacagaatcattgacGTTGGATAAAAACAAGGTTGGAACTTCACCGGACCGCCTTGATCTTCCCAGTACAAGGGATAAAGAGCGGGCAACCTGTCAATGTGAAGGCCTCGTGCTGGAGGTTTGCCACCAGAGAGTTTCTGCATGTGTGACCTGCGGGCATCACCCCCCGGCATCACCCCCCCACACCCTGCGTGGTGCTGCCAGGGCTCAGGGCTGATGAGATCCCACCTCCCTGCCCGTGTTCTGGCACAGCCTCTTCTGGGGAGCCCAGCAGGCTGAGGAGATGGCTGCTGTGGTTCGGAGCTGACAGAAGAACGGAAACGTGTTGTCCCAAAGCGCCGTGCTCCCTCACCATCCGAGAGCTCTTGGTTTGCTTTTGGTGTATCGGTCTCGCAAGCCCCAGGCAGGCACTGGGGACTGCCGTGCCCCCCAGCACCCGACGGCGCAGCACCGCGAGGCAGAGCCAatggcaggagctgcagcagccccgaACACCCCCTCCTCCTGGGGGCTCCCAGGGGCTCTGCAGAGCGCACATAGCAGCCGGCCCTTCCGCGCCGCGCCGTGCAGACGCCCCGCTCTGCCTTCCAGGCGGCCGCCCCACCGCGCTCCCAGCGAGAGCGCAGCCTCTGCTTGGGCTGCGGGGCTCTGCCGGGCTGCTTTCCCCCAGCCAGGACGGGGAGCCCCGCGGGTCGGGCCCTGCGCTACCACCGTGATACCCATCGCAGCGCGGCGGCGGCTTCCTGCAGGCGCCAGGCACCGGCTGCGGGAGAGAGGACAGAGCTTCTGGCAGCGCATCTGTTGGCTGGCATGGCTGCGCCCGGGGACCCAGCTCCGGGCTCAGACGCACGGCAGGCAGCAGGTTGGTGTCCGTGAGCGCTTCGTGTCTGTGCGATGCCTGCAGTCCCCGCTCAGCCCGGGGCACTGCCCTGCACGGAGGGACGGGCGGAGGGAGCTGCACTCTGCGCCCCCAAGTTGCAGTTCCTCTCCGCACCCGGGGCCGCTCGGCAGCAGTGCCCGAGGGCAGCTGAGTGCTGCGCATCCCCTCCTCCTGCAACGGACTCCAAGCTCTCAGCCGAGCGGCGGCGAGCAGCCAACAAAGAAACGTCTCCGCGAGCAATGGAGTGAAGGAGATTGTTGGTCAGCCCCGCTGGCACGGTCTGAAACGTGAGCAGCACCTGAAGTTACTTTCCATGCAGCAGCCCCGTTCCAGCAGCGGTTTTGCTCCGTTCCCTTCTCCCAGTCACGTTTGCCATGGAGGTCCCATCTCACACAGAGCAATAACAGTCTGGGTTCCCTATTTGGCACGTTCGTCAATGTGTCGCCCTCAGCTTCGCaccctcagctctgcacagctcaggGATCCCACTCTGGGgcctccttccccttcttgAGCACAGAAGCCAGATCCTCCTGCATGGCTTCTGGCCCCTCCAGCCACcccaacagcagctcctcctccttCATCCTCGCAGGTGTCCCCACCCTGGAAGCTTTCCCCATCTGCCTGGGCATCCTTTTCTGCTTGGCGTACGTGCTGGCCCTGCTGGCCAATAGCACAGTTCTGCTCACTGTTGTGCTGGACAAGTCCCTGCGGGACCCCATGCACTGCTTCCTGGCCATGCTGGCCGCCATCGACGTGGTGATGGTGACGTCCGTCGTCCCCAAGCTGCTGGGCATCTTCTGGCTCCATTCCAACCAGATTGGCTTCACCGCCTGTTTTGTTCAGATGTTCTTTGTTCACTCCTCCACAGCGGAGGAGTCGGGAGTGCTCCTGGCCATGGCTTttgaccgctacgttgccatctgtCACCCCCTCAGGTACAGAATGATCCTCAGTCGACAAACAGTTGTCCGGATATGCCTGGCCATCGTGGTGAGAGCACTACTTTTCATGCTCCCATTGACAGTGATGGTGACAAAGCTCCCCTACTGCCGTTCTCTCGTGGTTCCCCATTCATACTGCGAGCACATGGCTGTCACCAGGCTTGCCTGTGCAGACCCCAACCCCAGCAGACTCTACAGCGTGTCTCTGTCCTCTCTCATAGTAGGGATGGACACAGCTTTCATTGCTGCATCCTACCTGATGATCCTGAAAGCCGTCCTGGGCAAGGAATCGTGCAGGAGGGCCTTCAGCACCTGCGGGTGCCACGTGGCTGTGATGATGCTGTACTACATCCCCGGCCTGGTCTCCATCTACATGCAGCAGTTCAGCCGCGCTGTGTCCGTGCGTGCACAGGTTCTGCTGGCCGACCTCTACCTCACCGTCCCCGCCGTGCTGAACCCcatcatctacagcatgaggacCAGGCGGATCCGGAAGGCGATGCTCAACCTGCTGTTTCTCAGGAAGGCTCACGCCTGTCGCAGTGCTCAGTGACCTTCCCGGTCTGTTCATCCACACAATCACAGCACCCATCCCATTCCCAGTGGATGAACACTGAGAATGGAAGCCAGGAGGCTGGGAGGGGGGACTTGTTGGCTTTGATGACTGTGTGAGACCCTACAGTGCAACAGGAGGAGTTTGGGACTGGGATCGTGAGCACATCCTGCCATTGCCCTTCCTGCTTACCAGGAGACAGAGGGGCAGCTGCCAGCTTTGGGTTTTGAGATGTTCTCGgtgctgtgggtgtccctgtgaTCATTAACATTCACAACTGCACGTGTACTTGTGTCAGTAAAGAGAATCTACTCAATATGGGGAATGTTCTTCTATGGTGTCTTTTTGACTCAATGGAAACCTATGGGTTCTGTCAGCAGATGACTGTCATACATTGCAGGGACTGTAGTGTCAGCTCCCATTACTATGTGTAAGATTGATGAGTGAGAAATCATCATCTAATCATTGAGATCAAAAAAGACCGCCAAGATCCCAACCCAAACCCTAACCCAACCTCACCCTacccccaccatacccactgaccACAGTGCaacatctccatggttctgcaacacctccagggacaaggaGTCCTTcatatggaatcatagaatcttatACAATAGGTTCATAGAACATCCTGATAGCCAATTTCAGGCTCCTCTGATTCTGTTTCATGGCATTCCCTCTGTTTCCATTGAAACACACTCATTGTGTCTGAGGTGGTGGAGAGAAGTTCTGTGGAGAATGACCTGGGCGTCCTGGAAGCataatcatcatagaatcacagaatcacaaggttggaaaggatctacaagatcagctagtccaaccgtcctcccattactgttgtTACCACAAGCTGCTGAACCATTTCTCGTagttcctcatccagatgcctattgaacactgccagggatggtgactccaccgcctccctgggcagccattgcagtacctgaccactctctgagaggaaaagttccttcttacatccagtctaaacctcatctgatacaacttgtggccatttcctcgggtcctgtctgttgcctggcagaagaggccaagctcctcctcatcacaacctcccctCAGGACGCTGAtgagtgcaatgaggtctcccctgagctccagacccctcaccagttttgttgcccttctctggacacgttccagggcctcgatgtctttcttgtagtgaggagcccaaaactgaacacagaactcaagatgcggcctcaccagagctgagtacagagggatgatcacctctctgctcctgctggccacactacatcttatacaggccaggatgctgttggccttcttggccacctgggcacactgtcggctcatgttcagcccagcatcaaccagcacccccaggtccctttcctcttcacagtcatccgGCCACTCTGCCCCAAtcctatagcactgcatggggttattgtggccaaagtgcaggacccggcacttggccttgttgaacctcgtCCCATCCACCTCAGCCCAGCgattcagcctatccagatccctctggagggccttcctaccctcgggcagatcaacaccacctcccagcttggtgtcatctgaaCACTTACTTAGcttgcactcaattccctcatccaggtcattaatgaagatattaaacaagatgggccctagAACCGACCCCTGGGGACCCCACTTGTAACGGGTCACCAGCTGGACGTtactccattaaccactatcTGCTGGGCACgaccctccagccagttccttacccaaaggagggtAGACCTGTCTAGGCCACGGGCAGACAGTTTCCTCAGGACAATACTGTGAGAAACCatgccaaaggctttgctgaagtccaggtagactacatcaactgccttaccctcatctaccagcctggtcacccagtcatagaaggagatgaagTTGGTTAAGTACAACCTGTATTTCATGAACacatgctggctgggcctgatcccctggatgcctTGCACGTGccgtgtgatctcacccaagatgatttgctccagAACCTTCCCCAgtaccgaggtcaggctgacaggcctgtagttccccggatcctccttacagcccttcttgtagatgggaatcaCATCGGCAAGgctccagtcctctgggacctctccagttaaccaggaGCGCTGGTAGATGGTGGACAGCGGCTCAGCAATCacccccaccagctccctcagcacccaaaCGTGGAGCCCGTatggtcccatggacttgtgtcagtccaggtggaggaggagctctttaactttctccacctgaatcactggggTATATTCTGCGTTCCATCACTGACTTCCAGATCAGGGCATAAAGTGCCatgaggataactggtctgccCATtgaaggcagatgtaaagaaggcgTTGAGGACCTCAACCTTCCCCTTATCCTCGGTGGTCACATTCCCCGCTGCATCAAGTAAGGACTGGACATTctccttggttcttctcttaccactgatatatttgtaaaaggatttcttattctcaTGTACTGGTCCCAGTATCGACCCCTGAGGGACTTGAATAGATACAGGCCTCCAAACAGACTCCATTTCATTACCCACAACCCTCTGGCTTCTTTTCTCCAGCCAATTCACCGTCCACCCCACTACTCCAATTGTCCAGACCACACTTCCTCAGTTTAGCTGAGAGGATGCTGCGGAGACGGTGTCAGATGCTCGACTGAAATCAAGGCAGACCACATCCTCTGCTTTACCGTCATCCGTCCACCTGGTTAGGTCTTCGTAAAAGGCCTTCAGGTTGGTCATGAATTTCttccccttggtgaagccatgctgactGCCTCTAATGACCTTCTTATCCTTGATATACCTGGAGACAGTGCCAAGGATAATTTcttccatcaccttcccaggGATGGAGGAGAAGCTGACCGGCCTGTAGTTTCCTGAgtcctccttcttgccctttctgAAGGCTGGAGTGACAATTGCTTTCCTCCAGCCCTCAGGCACCTCTCCCATTCCCCACAGCTTACCAAagatgatggagagtggcttaGCAATGAAttcccccagctccctcagcacccgtGGGTGCATCCCATCAGGACCGCTGGATTTATGGATGTCCATATTCCTTGACTGGTCCTTAACGCAGAACTCATCCACTGAGGCAAACTCCTCCTTTATTCTGACTTCCTCTGGGGCTTCAGGACTGTGGGGCTCTTCAGGACAGCCTCCAGCAGTGTGGACAAAGAAGGCATTCAATAACTctgccttctctgctccttctgtcACCAGGGCACCCACCTCTTTCATCAGGGGGCCTACATTGCCCCTAgtgctatttttatttacaatatCTTTGAAGAAgccctttctgttttccttgacCCCTCTCATAAGGTTTAATTCTAAGGAGGCCTTAACTTTTTTAGTTGACCCCACCAAACACTCTGACAACAGTCTTGTTTTCCTCCCAAGACGCCAGCCCCTCCTTCCATGATCTGGACGCTCTCCTCTTCCACTTGAGCTTGCCCAGCGGTTCCCTGTTTAACTATGCAAGTCTCCTGGCTCCCTTTCTTGACTTCCTACCTGTTGGGATGCTCTGAtcttgagcttggaagaagCAGTCCTTGAATGCTAACCAACTATCTTGGTTCCCTGCCAACAGCATGCCCAGCCACCCACTGTGGCCAGCAGCTCTGTTGGAGCGAGCTCTCTGTCCAGCACAGACCATGGCGGGTTTGCTCTTCACAGACTAACAGTGGGTCATCTGGTCTCTGGAGcgagctggagcagagctgggtcGGCTCAGAAGTGCTGACCTGCACCACGCTGTGTTTGCCCTGTGTTTGCCCCGTGTGCTCTGTGCACAGAAGCCCCCTCTGAGATTTCTGATAACCTGCAGCGCTGATCAAGACCAAGTCAACGGTGGGCAGGGCCGGCTCAACCCATGCTCCCTCAGCAGACAGTCCAGGGGTTGACAGCTGCCCCCAGGTCAGGGAGGCACTGGCTGGCGTCAAAAAGCCCCCAGAAGAGCTTTCTGTCAGCCAGGTTGCATTTCCAGGTGGTTCAATAAAACCTCCAGCACACCTCATTCCCTCAGGTTCCTCTCTCCATGGCGGGCCGATTGCCTGGCTGGCACAGACTTTCCTATGGGAAAGCCTCTCCATGCGCTCGGACAGGAATTACATCCAGCAAGGGAAGGACGGCCCATTTTGACTACAGTGTCCACAATATTCCTATCCCTAATGAGGGATCCCTGCTCAATGTCCATCCTGCTCGCTCAATCCACTCCGTTGGCCCCATATTCTCAACAGTGGAGCATCCAGGAGACAAAGGGCTGGCCTGGATAACGCCTGAAATGCTTTCACAGAACTTGCAGCTCAGTCAGGGACACGTTTTGGGTGGTTACTGACACCTCTATCATGTTTGCCTCTTCGTGCTGATCTCTTCCTTTACCATATGGACGGCCATGCACAGAAATAGccttcctcatcctcttcctccttgcaAAATGGAGTTTCCTCCCCTATTAAGCAAGATGACATTTCCATCCATTGTTTCATTTGGAGAGCAGGGTGATGGACACTGGCATGTCTTGGTACTATGGTTGGACTCCAGGGCCTATGACAGCACTTAGGTCAGAACTGAGCATGGAACAGGTACTGTGACAGCCCTGGGCTTCTCACGGGAGTTAAATGTGATCCTGAAGcatttttatacttttcagGGATCTCCATTGCATTGAATTGCACTCCGTAGAGTTCGGCAGCATTTACCACGAGCAAAAATCTGGTGCACAGGCCAGGAGGTCTCAGGGAGAATCCCGTGCAGGATTGTGAAGCCATAGACTGGGCTGGCTGAGCTGTCTGTGGGCCCCAGCTGActccaggaaggagaggaaagtCCTCAATTCACAAGCAAGAGGCaggaaaagagggaagggatgggatAAGAAGAGAGATGGAGGGGATGGTGGAAGCATGGTTTGCACACTGATGAGGAGAGGACAGGGGGTTGCAGGAGCCCCAGTATGACACCCAGGGGGCATGACCCTGAAGACCTGTAcgagtcccttccaacccatccaTTCCATGATCCCATATTGTGTGGACAGCACAAAAACAGCACAGGGAGGCACAATGAGCCCCAACACAGAGCAAGAAACTCAACGGACTATGGAAGAGACTGCAAGAAAACTGCCATAAAACTGACCAAAGTTTTAGACCAAAACTGCACCAGAGACTATCAGCTCATTAGCACTGGGGTGATTAAAAGTTgacttgtgtttctttttgctcaCACTAATTACATGTTAATTGGCGGGGGAAATTCAGAACTCCCTGCTAAGATTTTCCTGGCAGCTTATAAATATCTCCTGGTCCCCACAGTGCCCAGTCCCTGCCTGGGAAACCTGCAGAAGGCTGGTGAGTATTGAGGGTTGGGGCAGAACTTGGCGGGTCCTGAGGCTCTCACTCTCCTCGCTCATGCCTTGCcctcccttctttctgctgcctgcactcTGCCATTGAAGTGCCCACGGCCCCAGGGCAATTTCTGAAGGCTCTTGCCAGgtcaccagcactgccctgtctgtgctgcagggcttctCAACCAACTCCTTTTCCCCACCTATGGGGACAATGCCAGGAGATGAGCCGTGCTCAGGGGCTGAGtgagctgcagtgtttgcaggAGAGGAatgggcactgctggagcactgcCTTTGAGGGGGGGTTCTCCAAATCCCATAGCACTGCCTCAGGGCTTTGCTCTCAAATTGAGTGTTCCTCACCCACTGCAAACGCCCAGTGCCTCTGCTtacaggagcaggcagtgcttcagaacaaagctcctgctgagctggagggTTTCTGCTAATGACTTTGCATCCTCTCTGTGCCCATTTCCAGGTTTACTTTGGGATGCTGTGCATCTGTACCAGTGACAATCCGCTTTGCTTGCTCCAAGAGCACTCAGTACAGAGGGACAGCCATGGACACTTGTAAGTGGGAACTGACAGGACGCTTGTGGGAAAAGTGCTCTCCTGGACCAGTGCAAGCAGCTGTCCCAGGGCTGGCTCTCTTCTAAATCCACTGAATCTCACTGCAGTCTGTACTTGCTGCTGACCACATCACCTCAAGGGTGCTGAGAGCTTTGTCACCAGCTGTAAGGAAACTCAGGGTAGGCAAGAGACAAGAAGGGCTGCATGTCTTCTGTGAACTCCACCGgctcctcccacccccccacctTCTTCCTGCTTGGCATTCCTGGGCTGGAGAAGGAGCAGTTCTGGATTGCCTTCCCCTTCTGCATCATGTACATCATAGCTCTGCTGGGGAACATCATCCTTCTCATCGTCATCAAGACAGAGTCAAGCCTGCACGAGCCCATGTACCTCTTCCTGGCCATGCTGGCCTTCACTGACCTGGTCCTCTCTACATCCGTGCTGCCCAAAATGCTCGCTATCTTCTGGTGGGGCTCCGGGGAGATTGGCT
The sequence above is a segment of the Excalfactoria chinensis isolate bCotChi1 chromosome 1, bCotChi1.hap2, whole genome shotgun sequence genome. Coding sequences within it:
- the LOC140260536 gene encoding olfactory receptor 52I2-like codes for the protein MASGPSSHPNSSSSSFILAGVPTLEAFPICLGILFCLAYVLALLANSTVLLTVVLDKSLRDPMHCFLAMLAAIDVVMVTSVVPKLLGIFWLHSNQIGFTACFVQMFFVHSSTAEESGVLLAMAFDRYVAICHPLRYRMILSRQTVVRICLAIVVRALLFMLPLTVMVTKLPYCRSLVVPHSYCEHMAVTRLACADPNPSRLYSVSLSSLIVGMDTAFIAASYLMILKAVLGKESCRRAFSTCGCHVAVMMLYYIPGLVSIYMQQFSRAVSVRAQVLLADLYLTVPAVLNPIIYSMRTRRIRKAMLNLLFLRKAHACRSAQ